The following proteins come from a genomic window of Bactrocera dorsalis isolate Fly_Bdor chromosome 6, ASM2337382v1, whole genome shotgun sequence:
- the LOC125779314 gene encoding uncharacterized protein LOC125779314 — protein sequence MVKFGELRIQQLKKELEERNLPISGQKADLQARLREAMEADGINVDEFEFVGPETSTKVEEKVEEQRTSSSADTNMLLVAFKQIIAENISQITENAVQTENRLAQQIAENTSQLKSCLTQQMTENNTQLEKRLVQQITENTTQVQKQVQEKFSKFEEELSTLKNEEENLKSEFLQLSNRMRELQLHGPAPSINNPRLKAPTFDGSIPFQIFKLQFEKTAMANNWNAADKVASLFVSLKGPAAEILQTIPDCERDNYEALMSAIERRYGSEHRKQIYQIELQNRGQKMNESLQEFATEIERLAHLANADAPVDYIERVKIQCFINGIRDVDTKRATYALPKRTFAETVSHALTQETASLLSKPAHKVQRVEMEQPALMEEILKTLKTIAAPRVNTTGRCFNCGKAGHFARNCNIKVNPSKRKQPTDNEDGASTSHKSLN from the coding sequence atggttaaattcggagaattgagaattcagcaattaaaaaaggaactggaggagcgtaatttgccgataagcggacaaaaggcggatctgcaggcacgattacgtgaagcaatggaagcggatggaattaatgtggacgagttcgaatttgttgggccagaaacttctacaaaggtagaagaaaaagtagaagaacaacgaacatcatcaagtgcagacacgaacatgctgttagtggcttttaagcaaataatagctgaaaatatatcacaaataacagagaatgcagtgcaaacagaaaatcgtctggcacagcaaatagctgaaaatacatcgcagttaaagtcttgccttacacaacaaatgactgaaaataatacgcagttagaaaagcgtttggtacaacagattacagaaaatactacacaagtacaaaaacaagtgcaagagaaattttcaaaatttgaagaggaattaagcacgttaaaaaatgaagaagaaaatttaaaatcagaatttcttcaactgagtaatcgtatgcgagaactgcaactgcatggccctgcaccatcaataaataatccaagattgaaggcacccacattcgatggaagtattccatttcaaattttcaaacttcagtttgaaaagacagcaatggccaataactggaatgcagcggacaaagtggcgtccttgtttgtatcattgaaagggcctgcggcagaaatccttcagactattccagactgtgaacgggacaactatgaggcattgatgagtgcgatagaaagacgatatggtagtgagcaccggaaacaaatataccagatcgaactgcaaaataggggtcagaagatgaacgagtcattgcaagagttcgcaactgaaatcgaacgactggctcatttggcaaatgcagatgcacctgtggattacattgagagggtaaaaattcaatgtttcataaatggaattcgtgatgtggacaccaaacgcgccacatatgcattgccaaaaagaacgtttgctgaaacggtttcgcacgccctcacacaggaaacagcttccctactaagtaaaccagcacacaaagtacaaagggttgaaatggaacaaccggcgctgatggaagaaatattgaagactctgaagacaattgctgcaccgcgagtaaatacaacaggaagatgtttcaactgtggaaaagcgggtcactttgcccgaaattgcaatataaaagtaaacccatcaaaacggaaacaaccaacagataacgaggacggagcatccacatctcacaagtcgttaaactaa
- the LOC125779409 gene encoding LOW QUALITY PROTEIN: jerky protein homolog-like (The sequence of the model RefSeq protein was modified relative to this genomic sequence to represent the inferred CDS: deleted 2 bases in 1 codon; substituted 1 base at 1 genomic stop codon), giving the protein MFVNNTYSGPGQRRTLRPSELPKMAKALYRWFIKMRNKNCPVSALMLKEKAKVLHAQGKENESNFNASDGWLQGFKKRYGIRLLQISGEKLSSLPQLVDPFKEKLRAKMAELELCNDQLYNADESGLFWKLLPEKTYVSSMEKRAPGVKSEKQRITFLCCSNATGSHKLKLLVIGKAKNLRCFKNFQWPTDYKSSKSAWISSAVFKEWFYESFVLXVRIYCILLKEKGLPIKALLLIDNAPSHPNEAQLATEDGQILAMFMPPNVTPLIQPTDQNAIKITKLHYRNSLLASIAATNSNFR; this is encoded by the exons atGTTCGTGAACAACACATACTCGGGACCTGGACAAAGAAGAACTCTGCGTCCTTCAGAGCTGCCCAAAATGGCGAAAGCTCTTTATCGTTGGTTTATCAAAATGCGGAATAAAAACTGTCCAGTAAGTGCCTTAATGTTGAAAGAAAAGGCCAAAGTACTGCATGCACAAGGAAAGGAAAATGAATCTAACTTCAACGCTAGTGATGGATGGCTTCAAGGATTTAAAAAAAGGTACGGTATTCGACTGCTGCAAATATCAGGCGAAAAACTATCTTCGCTGCCTCAGCTCGTGGATCCATTTAAGGAAAAACTTAGAGCTAAAATGGCCGAACTGGAGCTGTGTAACGACCAGTTATATAATGCTGATGAGTCAGGCTTATTCTGGAAACTTCTGCCAGAAAAAACGTACGTGTCCAGCATGGAAAAGAGAGCCCCAGGCGTTAAGTCGGAAAAGCAGCGAATCACGTTTTTATGTTGCTCAAACGCCACTGGATCTCATAAACTGAAACTTTTGGTAATTGGAAAGGCAAAGAATCTACGctgctttaaaaactttcaatggCCCACAGACTATAAGAGCTCAAAATCCGCCTGGATATCGTCGGCTGTTTTCAAGGAATGGTTTTATGAGTCCTTCGTTCTATAGGTGaggatttat tgtattttgttaaaggAGAAAGGTTTGCCAATTAAAGCTCTACTCCTAATCGACAACGCTCCTTCTCACCCAAATGAAGCTCAGCTGGCAACGGAGGATGGACAAATTTTGGCAATGTTTATGCCACCAAACGTTACTCCCCTTATCCAACCAACGGATCAAAATGCCATAAAGATCACAAAGTTGCATTACAGAAACAGCCTTTTAGCCTCAATAGCAGCTACAAactccaattttcgatga